In Electrophorus electricus isolate fEleEle1 chromosome 6, fEleEle1.pri, whole genome shotgun sequence, a single genomic region encodes these proteins:
- the LOC113570183 gene encoding neuferricin, which yields MFKYLVALLSFGLAIWTLPEWFSVGSCLLKPWLLQPTAGLLHQDVLALYNGNRSSKGLYLAILGQVFDVEKGRKHYGPDGGYRFFSGRDASRAFVTGDFSEAGLSDDVSDLSPSQIVALYDWLTFYEKEYTPVGRLIGRFYTERGEPTEALQQAEAHLTEGLKLKAQAEEENRVYPACNSEWSSAAGGRVWCSEKSGGVHRDWTGVPRMLFSPGSGRTRCVCVRLDDRTRSNNPHLRQYKDCPPHADSCLLSQD from the exons atgtttaaatatttggtaGCCCTTCTTTCGTTCGGCTTGGCTATATGGACTCTCCCTGAGTGGTTTTCCGTAGGCTCTTGTCTGCTAAAGCCATGGCTGCTCCAGCCCACCGCAGGTCTGCTGCACCAAGATGTCCTGGCGCTGTATAACGGGAACCGGAGTAGTAAAGGACTTTACCTTGCCATTTTAGGACAGGTGTTTGATGTCGAGAAGGGGCGTAAGCATTACGGTCCGGATGGGGGTTATCGTTTCTTCTCAG gaagaGATGCATCAAGGGCTTTTGTGACGGGTGACTTTTCTGAGGCAGGGTTGTCCGATGACGTCTCAGATCTGTCTCCGTCTCAAATAGTGGCACTCTATGACTGGCTGACTTTCTATGAGAAGGAGTACACACCAGTGG gCAGGCTGATCGGCCGGTTCTACACCGAGAGGGGGGAGCCGACGGAGGCCCTGCAGCAGGCGGAGGCCCACCTGACTGAGGGGTTGAAGCTGAAAGCCCAGGCTGAGGAGGAGAACAGGGTTTACCCAGCCTGCAACTCAGAATGGAGCTCTGCCGCGGGGGGGCGCGTCTGGTGCTCCGAGAAAAG CGGTGGTGTTCACAGAGACTGGACTGGAGTTCCTAGGATGCTCTTCTCACCTGGCTCAGGGCGCACacgctgtgtgtgcgtgcgactAGATGATCGGACGCGTTCGAACAACCCGCACCTCCGGCAGTACAAGGACTGCCCACCCCACGCGGATTCCTGCCTCCTTAGCCAAGATTAA